The segment CTCAAGAGCGACGCCGTGCTGGCCGACCAGGGCCGCTACCGCCTGGTGTTCGAGCAGCAACCATTCAACGACCTGGCCCTGCCGTTGGCGCACGGTGCCAGCATGACCTCGCGCAAGCTGTACGTGTACCGCCTGTGCCAGGCCTTCGCCGCCAGCGGCGCCGATACCGTGCTGCTGCCGTGTTTTGCCAGCCACACCTTCATCGACGAGTTGCGCGCCGAGCTGCAGGTGCCGGTGGTCGACATGCTTGCGGCGCTGCAGCAGCACGTCGCCAGCCGGGTTGCCCCGGGCGCGCGGCTGGGGGTGTTGACGTCGGACTATGTGCGTGGCGCCGGCCTGTTCGAGCGGCACTTTGCGGCGCACTACGAGCTGGTCTACCCGTCCGGCGACAACCAGGCACGGCTGATGGATGCGGTGTACGGCCCGGCCGGGATCAAGGCCGGGCACTGTGAAGGCGTGGCGCTGGAGCAGGTGCACCAGGCCTGCCAGGACCTCGCCGCCCAGGGCGCGACCTTGCTGCTGCCTGGCATGACCGAGCTGTCTTTGATCGCCGCCGACCTGCGCCGGCGCGGCCTGGACTGCGTGGACGCGAACCAGGTGTACGCCGAGTTCGCCGGCGCCAGTGATGCCGTCAGCGGGCAGGCGCCGTTTCGCCTGGGCATCGTTGGCGGGGTGGGGCCGGCAGCGACGGTGGACTTCATGGCCAAGGTAGTGGCCAACACCCCGGCCGGGCGTGACCAGGACCACATCCGCATGGTGGTGGAGCAGAACCCGCAGATCCCCGACCGCACTGCCAACCTGCTGCACGGCGAGGCCGACCCCACGGTGGCCCTGTACGCCACCTGCAAGCGCCTGGAATGTGAGGGCGCCAACGCCATCGCCATCCCCTGCAACACGGCCCATGCCTATGTGCAGCGGATTCAGGGGCAGTTGCAGGTGCCCATCGTGCACATGCCGGCCGAGACCATCGCCTTTATTGCCCGGCAGCATGGGGCTGGGCAGCCGATTGGGCTGCTGGCCACGTCCGGCACCTTGGCCAGCCGGGTGTACCACGAGGTCGCGGCGGCTGCCGGGCTTGAGCTGCTGGTGCCGGATGAGGCTGCGCAGGCGCGGGTGATGCGGGCCATTTATGGCGAGAGGGGGGTCAAGGCGGGGTTTGTCGACGGCCAATGTCGGGAAGATTTGCTGGCTGCGGCGGAGTACCTGGTGGGCCGGGGGGCCGGGGTTTTGATCTTGGGGTGCACGGAGTTGCCGCTGGTATTGCCGCAGGCGCAGAGCTACCGGATCGGGGGGCGGATGGTGGCCCTGGTGGACCCGACCGATGTGCTGGCGCGGTGTTGTGTGGGGTTGGCGTTGGCCTGATTGGGTTCGGGTTCGGGGTTTATGGTGATTGCTTTGGTAGATGTATGCGCATTCGTTGACGATAAGCGCTTTTCGTCACCTTTCCGCCCTTACGGCGGGTCACTTTTTGTCAAACGCGACAAAAAGTAACCAAAAAACGCTGGCTCCCATCATCCGGCCCCCTACGCTGCGCTTCGGGGGTTCCCTCGCTCCGGGCTTGCTCCGGAGGTACGCGCCGACGGGCCGTCCCTGGCCCGATCGGCGCTCGACCGGCATCCATGCCGGTCGCCCTCCTACGCAATCCCTACGCTCGGCCTCCTGAAGTCGCGATTTGTGTTGCCTGAACTATTGCGCGCTTAGAAGCAAGATCAAGAGCCAGATCAAGAGCCAGATCAAGAGCAGAGATATTGGTTTAGTTGTTATTGATGTGTTGTTAGTTCGGGCCCTATCGCCGGCAAGCCGGCTCCTACAGGGTTACGCGTTATCCAAATTAACGCGTTCCACTGTAGGAGCCGGCTTGCCGGCGATTGCTATCCTGAGTTCCCACAAATGCAACTAGCGACCGAGCTGCGTACTCATAGGCGCCGCCCCTAACTTCGCGACTTCAGGAGGCTTCACTGCGGGATTGCGCAGGGGGGCGACCGGCATGGATGCCGGTCGAGCGCCGATCGGGCCAGGGACGGCCCGTCGGCGCGTACCCCCGGAGCAAGCCCGGAGTGAGGGAACCCCGCCGCGGGCGGGGCTGATGAATGGAGCGAGCATTTTTTGCTTACTTTTGATTGGCCGGCATTCCGGACTTCAAAAAGTGAGCCGCCGTAAGGGCGGAAAGGTGAATAAGCGTCAATACAAATAATGAATGCGCATAAAACTTCCAAAACCAACCCTCACAAAGTTCAAAAACAGCATACATCACAGAACATAAACCACCCGCAAAAAAAACCACCACCTGCAAGCCCACCAAAACACGAATCGTGAACAATCACCACACGCAAGCACGGTTGCTCCACAAAGCGGCAAGCATAAGCTGACACCACACGCCCAGCCAAAGGGCCGAAGCCGACAACAACCGTCCGTGAGTGATTGCCCATGACCCACCCCCGTACCCTGTACGAAAAGCACATCGACGCCCACACCGTCTGCGCCCTGGACGACCAGGGCCACGTGTTGCTGTA is part of the Pseudomonas fakonensis genome and harbors:
- a CDS encoding aspartate/glutamate racemase family protein encodes the protein MNQPSPHTLGIIGGLGSLAGGDLFFKLLKSDAVLADQGRYRLVFEQQPFNDLALPLAHGASMTSRKLYVYRLCQAFAASGADTVLLPCFASHTFIDELRAELQVPVVDMLAALQQHVASRVAPGARLGVLTSDYVRGAGLFERHFAAHYELVYPSGDNQARLMDAVYGPAGIKAGHCEGVALEQVHQACQDLAAQGATLLLPGMTELSLIAADLRRRGLDCVDANQVYAEFAGASDAVSGQAPFRLGIVGGVGPAATVDFMAKVVANTPAGRDQDHIRMVVEQNPQIPDRTANLLHGEADPTVALYATCKRLECEGANAIAIPCNTAHAYVQRIQGQLQVPIVHMPAETIAFIARQHGAGQPIGLLATSGTLASRVYHEVAAAAGLELLVPDEAAQARVMRAIYGERGVKAGFVDGQCREDLLAAAEYLVGRGAGVLILGCTELPLVLPQAQSYRIGGRMVALVDPTDVLARCCVGLALA